GGCCTCCGAATCCAGCTCGCCGTTGCGCGGTCTGGCCCGTGCCGATCGTTCTGATCGCTCCGATCGGTCGTCCCTGCCGGACACGAATTCCAAGGAGAATGTGATGAACAACAGACTCACGCTCGCAGGCGCCTGCCTGTGCCTCCTCGCAGGTGCTGCGTTGGCCGACGAGGGCATGTGGATGCCGCGCCAGATAGCCGACCTCGCGCCGGAGCTCAAGGCGGCGGGGATGACGCTCGACCCGGCGAAGCTCACCGACCTCACCGGCGACCCGATGGGTGCGGTCGTCTCGCTCGGCGGCTGTACCGCCTCGTTCGTCTCGCCGCAGGGCCTGATCATCACCAACCATCACTGCGTCTACGGCTCCATGCAGTTCAACTCGACTCCCGAGCGCAACCTGATCGCCAACGGATTCCTCGCTGCCGAGCTCTCCGAGGAGCTGCCGGCCGCTCCGGGCACTTACGTCTACGTCACCACCGGCATCCGCGACGTGACGAAGGAGGTTCTGGGCAACCCGGCGGCGAAGCTCCTCGACGCCGACTACGCGCGCCAGGTCGAGCGCCGCAGCCGCATGCTGGTCGACGCCTGCGAGAAGCCGGGCGGGCGGCGCTGCAGCGTGGCGCGGTTCTACGAAGGCTCGCTCTTCCTCGAAGTCACCCAGATGGAGATCCGCGACGTGCGGCTCGCCTATGCCTCCGGCGAAGGGATCGGCAACTTCGGCGGTGAGGTCGACAACTGGATGTGGCCGCGCCACACCGGCGATTTCGGCTTCCTGCGCGCCTATGTCGGGCCGGACGGCAAGCCCGCCGACTTCGCCAAAGAGAACGTCCCCTATCGTCCGCAGCACTTCATGAAGATGGCGACCGAAGGGGTGAAGGAGGGCGACTTCGTCTGGATCGCCGGCTACCCCGGACGCACCTTCCGCTATCGCACCCTTGACGAGGTCGAGACGGCGCACGACTACTCCCTGCCGCAGTCGGTGAAGTGGTCGAAGGACCAGATCGCCATCCTGGAGATGGAGAACCTGCGCGGCACCGAGGTCGAGCTCGCCAACTACGGGCGCGTCCGCGGCATGGCGAACGGCATGAAGAAGTACGAAGGGCAGCTCCTCGCAATGCGTGGCGGCGCGGTCGAGGCGCAGCGCGCGGCGCGGGAGCAGGAGCTCGAGAAGCTCGCGACCGGGGGCGCGTCACCGCTGGCGACGCTGCGCTCGATGAACGCCCTTCGCCGCGAGACCGAGCAACGCGACACGGTGCTCGCCTGGCTCGGACGCTCGTCGCCGATGCTCAGCCAGGCGATGACGATCTGGCGGATGTCCGAAGAGCGCCCGAAGGCCGATCTCGATCGCGAGGACGGCTTCCGCGATCGCGATCTCAGTCGCTACCGCCAGGGGGTCGCGCGCGCCCAGCGCTCGATCGAACCGGCGAGCGATCGCGCGACCCTCCGCTACGCCCTGCAGCAGGCGGTCGCGCTGCCGGCCGGCCAGCGCATTGCGGTGCTCGATGCCGAGCTCCAGGAGACCGGCAAGGCCGACGACGAGACGCGGATCGAGGCGCTGCTCGACAAGCTCTACGCCGGGACGAAGATGGCCGATCTCGCGGCGCGCAAGGAGGCGGCCGAGCAGTCCTCCGCCGATCTCGCCAAGCGCGGCGACAGCATGCTCGACCTGGCGAGGAAGATGGCACCGCTCGCCGCGGAGCGCCGCGAGGCCGACCGCGCCTTCGAGGGCGCGACGTTGCGCATCCGTCCGGAGTACATGAAAGGGCTCGAGAAGCTCGCTGGCGGCAGGCTCTATCCGGACGCCAACAGCACGCTGCGTTTCACATACGGCAAGGTCACCGGCTACGTGCCGCGCGACGGCGTCGCCTACGGGCCGCAGACCTCTCTCGCCGGTGTCGTCGCGAAGACGACCGGGGAGCGGCCGTTCGACTCGCCACCGGCGCTCGTCGAGGCGGCCAAGGCCGTGCCCTCGCCCTATATCGACAAGGGGCTGGGCAGCGTCCCGGTCGACTTCCTCTCCACCTGCGACATCACCGGCGGCAACTCCGGCTCGGCGACGCTCAACGGCAAGGGGGAGATCGTCGGTCTCGCCTTCGACGGCAACTGGGAGGGCGTGGTCTCCGACTTCCTCTTCGACCCGGCCAGCGTGCGCACCATCCACGTCGACGCGGTCTACATCCGCTGGGTGATGGACGAAGTCGACAAGGCCCACAACCTGCTGCGCGAGATGGCGCTCCCGGTCCACACCCCGGACCACTAGAGGCGGAGGTTCAGCGGGCGCGACGCGGTCCAAGCCGCGTCGCGCCGCCGGACGGCCGTCCCGCTCGCGGCCTCGCTAGGAAGCTCGGATTTTCNNNNNNNNNNNNNNNNNNNNNNNNNNNNNNNNNNNNNNNNNNNNNNNNNNNNNNNNNNNNNNNNNNNNNNNNNNNNNNNNNNNNNNNNNNNNNNNNNNNNATGGCGCTCCCGGTCCACACCCCGGACCACTAGAGGCGGAGGTTCAGCGGGCGCGACGCGGTCCAAGCCGCGTCGCGCCGCCGGACGGCCGTCCCGCTCGCGGCCTCGCTAGGAAGCTCGGATTTTCTCGGGCCAGATCTCCGGCGCTCTGCCGTCGTAGGCGGGCTTGCGGCGGGCGGCTTCGGCGAGGCGTTTCGCGTCGATCCAGATCGAGTGCACGTAGATCACCGGGACGAGGGCGAGCAGCAGGAGCGTGGCGTTCCACAGGAGGTACCAGAGCGGCGTGCCGCGCACGAGGATTTCGATCTCGTCGAAGAAGATGACCTCGCAGGCGCCGTTTCCGGAGTCGGTCCGCTCGGTGCTCGAGGCTCGCCAGAAGTCCTGCCAGTCGTCGAGTTGATAGTGGACCAGAGCGCCTCTGACCCGGATCTGGTCTCCGATGCGGATCTTCTCGAGGTCGGAACGAAGACTCTCCCGGTCCGTGATCATGTGGTTGTTCGACATCTTCGAGCCCGCGAACCGGACGCCCTCCGGATAGCGGTAGTAGCAGGTCCAGGGACCGCTTTCGAACGAGACCCTGCCGAGCTCGCCCGATTCGAGGTTGCTCCCCCACACCACACAGAGGTCCTTCGTGTCGATGGACGAGCTGTCGTGGTAGATGTCCGCGACACTCTCGATGTCGTTGTGGCTCACGACCAGGCCCCAGAGATGGTACTCGGCCACCGGCCG
The sequence above is a segment of the Thermoanaerobaculia bacterium genome. Coding sequences within it:
- a CDS encoding S46 family peptidase, yielding MNNRLTLAGACLCLLAGAALADEGMWMPRQIADLAPELKAAGMTLDPAKLTDLTGDPMGAVVSLGGCTASFVSPQGLIITNHHCVYGSMQFNSTPERNLIANGFLAAELSEELPAAPGTYVYVTTGIRDVTKEVLGNPAAKLLDADYARQVERRSRMLVDACEKPGGRRCSVARFYEGSLFLEVTQMEIRDVRLAYASGEGIGNFGGEVDNWMWPRHTGDFGFLRAYVGPDGKPADFAKENVPYRPQHFMKMATEGVKEGDFVWIAGYPGRTFRYRTLDEVETAHDYSLPQSVKWSKDQIAILEMENLRGTEVELANYGRVRGMANGMKKYEGQLLAMRGGAVEAQRAAREQELEKLATGGASPLATLRSMNALRRETEQRDTVLAWLGRSSPMLSQAMTIWRMSEERPKADLDREDGFRDRDLSRYRQGVARAQRSIEPASDRATLRYALQQAVALPAGQRIAVLDAELQETGKADDETRIEALLDKLYAGTKMADLAARKEAAEQSSADLAKRGDSMLDLARKMAPLAAERREADRAFEGATLRIRPEYMKGLEKLAGGRLYPDANSTLRFTYGKVTGYVPRDGVAYGPQTSLAGVVAKTTGERPFDSPPALVEAAKAVPSPYIDKGLGSVPVDFLSTCDITGGNSGSATLNGKGEIVGLAFDGNWEGVVSDFLFDPASVRTIHVDAVYIRWVMDEVDKAHNLLREMALPVHTPDH